One genomic region from Mycoplasmopsis meleagridis encodes:
- a CDS encoding type I restriction endonuclease subunit R, whose product MIGDNKGIEDKTEIIQRIRIFNVQLDNGTTKNIKVIEADKIHDNHLQVINQYEANNGNQKNRYDVTILVNGLPLVHIELKRRGIPIKEAFNQIKRYQKDSFWSDDGLFEFVQIFVISNGTETKYYSNTTRKAALSKKNTSNRQNARYIRKNIQSFEFTSYWSDEKNNKILDLMDFARTFFVKKTILNILTKYCVFDTNKMLIVMRPYQITATEKILSKIAISKYEKTEGTNKSGGYIWHTTGSGKTLTSFKTAELAQKIKEVEKVIFVVDRRDLDYQTINEYKRFASEFAAGVKNTKELALLLDSNTFESKANKVYVVTIQKLSNFIKDFKKHSIYNKKVVFIFDECHRSQFGQMHKIITKTFRKYYLFGFTGTPIFESNSNYKNGAYFLTTETLFGEKLHTYTIVDAIDDGNVLPFRIDYIDTVKAKSEINDKQVNNINTDEVLIHPKRIENIVSYILEHYDQKTKTKESYHFNKLLNTDEIVKNKQVKEIKKFTELRGFNSIFAVANIDFARAYYNELRKQNFEKAKNLKISTIFTYSLNKEQIDEFGELDDEDFENIQKIEGNDRDFLQAVMNDYNNMFNTTFNLKDSESFQNFYKDVSLRMKNREIDILIVVNMFLTGFDSTTLNTLWLDKPLRQHGLVQAFSRTNRILNSIKTFGNIVTFRDIANETDQAIALFGNKDAKNIVLLKSYNEYINGYKDNKNKVKGYQELTSELKTNFPIEKIEVDKLLITNEKKKEFITLFGKILRLKNILTSFDNFENDSDNFLDKRAIQDYESIYLNLEEKNRQNKDEKESIIEDVVFEIELVRQDEINVDYILKLISKGIIEKKTTIDIKNSLRSGIDSSPSLRNKKDLIFKFIDRINTQQSEIKNKEAFEDKVNKEWEKHALKEYEKETNKAIKELDLNKEETFDYMRNSFENGEMQFEGRQLGKTIREKYLSIDKNNSKKITRRAKRIKVFEVLKKIFDKFLGLIKPK is encoded by the coding sequence ATTATTGGTGATAATAAAGGCATTGAAGATAAAACAGAAATTATTCAAAGAATACGTATTTTTAATGTACAACTAGATAATGGAACTACAAAGAATATTAAAGTCATTGAAGCAGATAAAATTCATGATAATCACTTACAAGTTATTAACCAGTATGAAGCTAATAATGGTAATCAAAAAAATCGCTATGATGTAACTATTTTGGTTAATGGTTTACCTTTAGTTCACATTGAACTAAAAAGAAGAGGTATTCCAATAAAGGAAGCTTTTAATCAAATCAAAAGATATCAAAAAGATAGTTTTTGAAGTGATGATGGGCTTTTTGAATTTGTGCAAATTTTTGTCATTTCTAATGGAACTGAAACTAAATATTATTCTAATACAACGCGCAAGGCTGCTCTTAGTAAGAAAAATACTTCAAATAGACAAAACGCCAGATATATTAGAAAAAATATTCAATCTTTCGAATTTACTTCATATTGAAGTGACGAAAAGAATAATAAAATTCTTGACTTAATGGATTTTGCTAGAACTTTTTTTGTTAAGAAAACAATTTTGAACATTTTGACTAAATACTGTGTTTTTGATACTAATAAAATGCTCATTGTAATGCGTCCTTATCAAATTACTGCAACTGAAAAAATTCTCTCTAAAATAGCTATTTCTAAATATGAAAAAACTGAAGGAACTAATAAAAGTGGTGGTTATATTTGACACACAACTGGAAGCGGTAAAACTTTAACTTCTTTTAAAACTGCTGAATTAGCACAAAAAATTAAAGAAGTAGAGAAAGTAATTTTTGTTGTTGATCGAAGAGATTTGGATTATCAAACCATTAACGAATATAAGCGTTTTGCTAGTGAATTTGCTGCTGGAGTAAAAAATACTAAGGAATTAGCTTTATTATTAGATTCAAATACTTTTGAATCAAAAGCAAATAAAGTATATGTAGTAACTATTCAAAAACTTTCTAACTTTATTAAAGATTTTAAAAAACATTCAATTTACAATAAAAAAGTTGTTTTTATTTTTGACGAATGCCATCGTTCACAATTTGGACAAATGCATAAGATAATTACAAAAACTTTTAGAAAATATTACCTTTTTGGTTTTACTGGTACACCTATTTTTGAAAGTAATTCTAATTATAAAAATGGTGCATATTTTTTAACTACGGAAACACTTTTTGGTGAAAAATTACATACTTACACAATTGTTGACGCTATTGATGATGGGAATGTTTTACCTTTTAGAATTGATTATATTGATACAGTAAAAGCTAAAAGTGAAATTAATGATAAGCAAGTCAATAATATTAATACTGATGAAGTGCTTATTCATCCAAAAAGAATTGAAAATATTGTTAGCTATATTTTGGAACATTATGATCAAAAAACAAAAACCAAAGAAAGCTATCATTTTAATAAATTACTAAACACAGATGAAATAGTAAAAAACAAGCAAGTTAAAGAAATTAAAAAATTTACTGAATTAAGAGGATTCAATTCTATTTTTGCAGTTGCAAATATAGACTTTGCTAGAGCATACTATAATGAATTGAGAAAACAAAATTTTGAAAAAGCTAAAAATTTAAAAATATCAACTATTTTTACCTATTCTTTGAATAAAGAACAAATCGATGAATTTGGTGAATTAGACGATGAAGATTTTGAAAATATTCAAAAAATTGAAGGAAATGATAGAGATTTTTTACAAGCTGTTATGAACGACTATAATAACATGTTTAATACCACTTTTAATTTAAAAGATAGCGAATCATTTCAAAATTTTTATAAAGATGTTTCTCTTAGAATGAAAAATAGAGAAATAGATATTTTAATTGTCGTTAATATGTTTTTAACTGGTTTTGATTCTACAACTTTAAATACTTTGTGATTAGATAAACCTCTTCGCCAACATGGTTTAGTTCAAGCTTTTTCAAGAACAAATAGAATTTTAAATTCGATTAAAACATTTGGTAATATTGTTACTTTTAGAGATATTGCTAATGAAACTGATCAAGCAATTGCTTTGTTTGGTAATAAAGATGCTAAAAATATTGTTCTTCTTAAATCATATAATGAATATATTAATGGCTATAAGGATAATAAAAATAAAGTTAAAGGTTATCAAGAATTAACAAGTGAATTGAAAACTAATTTTCCAATTGAAAAAATAGAAGTAGATAAACTTCTTATTACTAACGAAAAGAAAAAAGAATTTATTACGCTTTTTGGCAAAATTTTAAGATTAAAAAATATATTGACTTCTTTTGATAATTTTGAAAATGATTCAGACAATTTTTTAGACAAAAGAGCTATTCAAGATTACGAATCAATTTATTTAAACTTAGAAGAAAAAAATAGACAAAATAAAGATGAAAAAGAAAGTATCATCGAAGATGTTGTTTTTGAAATTGAATTAGTTAGACAAGACGAAATTAATGTAGACTATATTTTGAAACTTATTTCTAAAGGTATCATTGAGAAAAAAACAACTATTGATATTAAAAATTCGCTTAGATCAGGAATTGATTCAAGCCCTAGTTTAAGAAACAAAAAGGATTTAATTTTTAAATTTATCGACAGAATTAATACTCAACAAAGCGAAATTAAAAATAAGGAAGCTTTTGAAGATAAAGTTAATAAAGAATGAGAAAAACATGCTTTGAAAGAGTATGAAAAAGAAACAAATAAGGCTATAAAAGAGCTTGATTTGAATAAAGAAGAAACTTTTGATTATATGAGAAATTCTTTCGAAAATGGTGAAATGCAATTTGAAGGAAGACAACTAGGAAAAACAATTAGAGAAAAATATCTTTCAATAGATAAGAATAATTCTAAAAAAATTACAAGAAGAGCAAAACGAATTAAAGTTTTTGAAGTTTTAAAGAAAATTTTTGATAAATTTTTAGGTTTAATTAAACCAAAATAA